In Dissulfurirhabdus thermomarina, one genomic interval encodes:
- a CDS encoding DUF3108 domain-containing protein — MLALCLLLPAAPAGAASLAGLVGERLEYRIRWGLVPAARAELEVAPGPPGTVVFRARARTLAYLDAVFPVRDLVETTVDLATGRPLLYSKFVREGWRRRPPVEVHFDPAAGLARRYQGERLARIVPVPPGVQDPLSCFLAYRTRPEATEGNFTLAVTDGKRVVTGVAVVHRRERVETPAGRFDAILVEPRMEGIGGVFRKSPGARLWVWLTDDDRRLPVKVETEVIVGRFTAELTAIHAPPGTGPATGTKGRRPAR, encoded by the coding sequence ATGCTGGCGCTCTGCCTCCTCCTGCCCGCCGCCCCGGCCGGGGCGGCCTCCCTGGCCGGCCTGGTGGGGGAGCGGCTCGAGTACCGGATCCGGTGGGGCCTCGTCCCGGCGGCCAGGGCCGAGCTCGAGGTGGCCCCGGGCCCGCCGGGGACCGTGGTCTTCCGGGCCCGGGCCCGGACCCTGGCCTACCTCGACGCGGTCTTCCCGGTGCGGGACCTCGTGGAGACCACCGTGGACCTCGCCACCGGCCGCCCCCTCCTCTACTCGAAGTTCGTCCGGGAGGGATGGCGCCGCCGCCCCCCCGTGGAGGTCCACTTCGACCCCGCGGCCGGCCTCGCCCGCCGCTACCAGGGAGAACGGCTCGCCCGGATCGTCCCCGTCCCGCCCGGCGTGCAGGATCCCCTCTCCTGCTTCCTCGCCTACCGCACCCGGCCCGAGGCCACGGAGGGCAACTTCACCCTGGCCGTCACCGACGGCAAGCGGGTGGTGACCGGCGTCGCCGTGGTCCACCGGCGGGAACGGGTGGAGACGCCCGCCGGCCGGTTCGACGCCATCCTGGTGGAACCCCGGATGGAGGGCATCGGCGGCGTCTTCCGCAAGAGCCCGGGGGCGCGGCTCTGGGTCTGGCTCACGGACGACGACCGGCGTCTCCCCGTCAAGGTGGAGACCGAGGTGATCGTGGGCCGCTTCACCGCGGAGCTGACGGCCATCCACGCCCCCCCGGGGACGGGGCCGGCGACCGGGACGAAGGGCAGAAGACCGGCACGATGA
- a CDS encoding P-loop NTPase has translation MAIVLSVASGKGGVGKTILSANLALHLARAGRRVVLVDLDVGGADVHMLYGLFHPAHTLTDFLARKVDDLDAVAEPLPAFHGLRVITGTGETLKTSNLPYASKQRLIRHVRRLEADVVVADVGAGTNYHALDFFLMADLPVCIATPDPTSILDLYRFVKLAAIRKVLGVLTARGPLGAPLSEADFNRMDEIFELASREGPETRAAAEAALAGFIPHLVLNRVGAKSHLNIAQLRRLLAGYVGVDLPLLGAIPEDPAVTAAVRAYLPVLEAAPASPAARALEEIGTAVAEKVARLAAAA, from the coding sequence ATGGCAATCGTCCTGTCCGTCGCCTCGGGCAAGGGCGGCGTCGGCAAAACGATACTCTCCGCCAACCTGGCCCTCCACCTCGCACGGGCCGGGCGGCGGGTGGTGCTGGTGGACCTGGACGTGGGCGGGGCGGACGTCCACATGCTCTACGGCCTCTTCCACCCGGCCCACACCCTCACCGACTTCCTGGCCCGGAAGGTGGACGACCTCGACGCCGTGGCGGAGCCGCTCCCGGCCTTCCACGGGCTGCGGGTGATCACCGGGACCGGAGAGACCCTCAAGACCTCCAACCTCCCCTATGCCTCGAAGCAGCGCCTCATCCGCCACGTCCGAAGGCTGGAGGCCGACGTGGTGGTGGCCGACGTGGGCGCCGGCACCAACTACCACGCCCTCGACTTCTTTCTCATGGCGGACCTTCCCGTCTGCATCGCGACGCCGGATCCCACGTCCATCCTGGACCTCTACCGGTTCGTGAAGCTGGCCGCCATCCGGAAGGTCCTGGGCGTGCTCACCGCCCGGGGACCGCTGGGTGCGCCGCTCTCCGAGGCGGACTTCAACCGCATGGACGAGATCTTCGAGCTGGCGAGCCGGGAAGGGCCCGAGACCCGGGCCGCCGCGGAAGCGGCGCTCGCGGGCTTCATCCCCCACCTGGTGCTCAACCGGGTGGGGGCCAAGTCGCACCTGAACATCGCGCAGCTCCGGCGGCTCCTGGCCGGCTACGTGGGGGTGGATCTCCCGCTCCTGGGGGCCATCCCGGAAGACCCGGCGGTGACCGCGGCGGTCCGGGCCTACCTGCCCGTCCTGGAAGCGGCGCCGGCCTCCCCGGCCGCCCGGGCCCTGGAGGAGATCGGCACGGCCGTGGCGGAGAAGGTCGCCCGGCTGGCGGCCGCGGCCTGA
- a CDS encoding DUF72 domain-containing protein: MPRSRADRHAPPIHVGTSGWNYPEFEGRLYPPGLPQARRLEFYAGVFGAVELNASFYRSFPAKTWEGWARRTPPGFLWAVKVHRYLTHVRRLEVEPDSARRIWADPAPLGEKLAVALVQLPPDLPFDPDRLGRFLDLAAGGGRLALEARHSSWHAPAAWRCLEARNVAWVVADTAGRYPMSVRVTADFAYVRLHGAEGLYRGRYGDERLGAWLETIRSWGVETFCFFDNTASGDAASDALRMAELAGRRLPPPFAGT, translated from the coding sequence ATGCCAAGGAGCCGCGCCGACCGCCACGCCCCCCCGATCCACGTGGGGACCAGCGGCTGGAACTACCCCGAGTTCGAAGGGCGCCTCTACCCGCCGGGGCTCCCGCAGGCCCGGCGCCTCGAGTTCTACGCGGGCGTCTTCGGGGCCGTGGAGCTCAACGCCTCCTTCTACCGCTCCTTCCCGGCCAAGACCTGGGAGGGCTGGGCCCGGCGGACGCCCCCGGGCTTCCTCTGGGCCGTGAAGGTCCACCGCTACCTCACCCACGTCCGCCGCCTGGAGGTGGAGCCCGACTCCGCCCGCCGGATCTGGGCCGACCCCGCCCCCCTGGGGGAGAAGCTCGCCGTGGCCCTGGTCCAACTGCCCCCCGACCTTCCCTTCGACCCGGACCGCCTCGGGCGGTTCCTGGACCTGGCCGCCGGCGGCGGCCGCCTCGCCCTGGAGGCCCGCCACTCCTCCTGGCACGCCCCGGCGGCGTGGCGGTGCCTCGAGGCGCGGAACGTGGCCTGGGTGGTGGCCGACACCGCCGGCCGTTATCCCATGAGCGTCCGGGTCACCGCCGACTTCGCCTACGTGCGCCTCCACGGAGCCGAGGGGCTCTACCGGGGCCGCTACGGCGACGAGCGCCTCGGGGCCTGGCTCGAGACCATCCGCTCGTGGGGTGTCGAGACCTTCTGTTTCTTCGACAACACCGCCTCCGGGGACGCCGCCTCGGACGCCCTCCGGATGGCGGAGCTGGCGGGGCGGCGGCTTCCGCCCCCCTTCGCCGGCACCTGA
- a CDS encoding DNA polymerase IV gives MDGGRDRELRCIVHLDMDAFFASVEALDRPELRGRPVIVGGTGPRGVVAAASYEARRHGVHSAMPMTRARRLCPGAVVLPPRAARYREVSRAVFEIFRSFTPLVEPVSIDEAFLDLTGTEALHGPPAAAAAEIRRRVRGETGLTVSAGVAPNKLLAKIASDLGKPDGLVVVPPGREQEFLDPLPVGRIWGVGEVTRRVLGRMGVRTVRDLRALDREGLVRRFGAAGHRLYLRARGRDASPVAPPGPPKSVGREETFPRDLRGEAALRPVLLRLAGEVGRRLRRRGLAGRTVVLKVRFGDFSTVTRSVTLPAPVDDDGAVFHAGLELLGRVPPERPVRLLGLTVTGFGPEGAWRQLSLFGGPGAAASREALNRALDRLRERYGGDVVVPGSLLPGGEEGPGG, from the coding sequence ATGGACGGCGGCCGAGACAGGGAACTCCGGTGCATCGTGCACCTCGACATGGACGCCTTCTTCGCGTCCGTGGAGGCGCTCGACCGCCCGGAGCTCCGCGGGCGCCCGGTGATCGTGGGCGGGACCGGGCCCCGGGGGGTGGTGGCCGCCGCCTCCTACGAGGCGCGCCGCCACGGCGTCCACTCGGCCATGCCCATGACCCGCGCCCGGCGCCTCTGCCCGGGGGCCGTGGTCCTGCCGCCCCGAGCGGCCCGCTACCGGGAGGTCTCCCGGGCCGTCTTCGAGATCTTCCGTTCCTTCACCCCCCTGGTGGAGCCGGTCTCCATCGACGAGGCCTTCCTGGATCTCACCGGCACGGAGGCGCTCCACGGGCCGCCGGCGGCGGCCGCCGCCGAGATCCGCCGCCGCGTCCGCGGGGAGACCGGCCTCACGGTCTCGGCCGGGGTCGCCCCGAACAAGCTCCTGGCGAAGATCGCCTCCGACCTCGGCAAACCCGACGGGCTCGTGGTGGTGCCGCCCGGCCGGGAGCAGGAATTCCTGGACCCCCTGCCCGTGGGACGGATCTGGGGGGTGGGCGAGGTGACCCGGCGGGTCCTCGGGCGGATGGGGGTCCGGACCGTCCGGGACCTCCGGGCCTTGGACCGGGAGGGCCTGGTGCGCCGGTTCGGGGCGGCGGGGCACCGGCTCTACCTCCGGGCCCGCGGGCGGGACGCCTCGCCGGTGGCGCCGCCGGGGCCGCCGAAGTCCGTGGGCCGGGAGGAGACCTTCCCCCGGGATCTCCGGGGAGAGGCGGCCCTCCGGCCGGTGCTCCTCCGGCTGGCGGGGGAGGTGGGCCGCCGGCTCCGCCGGCGCGGCCTGGCGGGCCGGACCGTGGTGCTCAAGGTCCGCTTCGGGGATTTTTCCACGGTGACCCGCTCCGTCACCCTGCCGGCCCCGGTGGACGACGACGGGGCCGTCTTCCATGCCGGCCTGGAGCTCCTGGGCCGGGTGCCGCCGGAGCGGCCGGTGCGGCTTTTGGGGCTCACCGTCACCGGGTTCGGACCGGAGGGGGCGTGGCGCCAACTCTCTCTCTTCGGGGGGCCGGGGGCTGCGGCGTCACGGGAGGCGCTCAACCGGGCCCTGGACCGGCTGCGGGAGCGCTACGGCGGGGACGTGGTGGTGCCGGGGAGCCTGCTCCCGGGCGGGGAGGAGGGACCCGGCGGCTGA